From a single Marinitoga sp. 38H-ov genomic region:
- a CDS encoding rhomboid family intramembrane serine protease: MNYFRNFFNWNRNIFENVSQKIFTVNIIVFALMFVFGGGFRAFSNIYTLILAGAQYGKLITISNQYFRFITSMFVHGGILHIFFNMYALYYLGNIVERVYGPYKFLTIYLSSGIGGALLTQLFMPDAFSVGASGAIFGLIGLLFGAGFRPDTPLLLKPMTGTALLPVILINLFLGFTASGINNFAHIGGLLVGFTFGWLTSVSDTYTSYKKWKIAGYISLILIIISFIWLIIFDITYLIS; encoded by the coding sequence ATGAATTATTTTAGAAATTTTTTTAATTGGAATAGAAATATTTTTGAAAATGTATCTCAAAAGATTTTTACAGTAAATATAATAGTTTTTGCTTTAATGTTTGTTTTTGGTGGAGGATTTAGAGCTTTTTCTAATATATATACTTTAATATTAGCAGGTGCTCAATATGGAAAGTTAATAACAATTTCAAATCAATATTTTAGGTTTATTACTTCTATGTTTGTACATGGCGGTATATTGCATATATTCTTTAATATGTATGCATTATATTATTTGGGGAATATTGTCGAAAGAGTATATGGCCCATATAAGTTTTTAACAATTTATTTGTCTTCAGGTATAGGCGGGGCATTATTAACTCAACTGTTTATGCCAGATGCGTTCTCAGTTGGTGCAAGTGGTGCAATTTTCGGACTTATTGGATTGCTATTTGGGGCTGGTTTTAGACCGGATACTCCATTATTATTAAAACCAATGACAGGAACTGCATTATTACCAGTAATATTAATAAACCTATTTTTAGGTTTTACTGCATCTGGAATTAATAATTTTGCACATATTGGAGGATTATTAGTAGGATTTACATTTGGATGGTTAACATCTGTATCTGATACTTACACCTCATATAAAAAGTGGAAAATAGCTGGATATATTAGCTTAATTTTAATAATAATATCTTTTATATGGCTTATAATATTTGATATAACATATTTAATTAGTTAG
- a CDS encoding ROK family protein: MYLVGVDLGGTEIKTGLVSKDKGIINKVSIPTEADKGANIVAQNIIKTIKIVAENTLDKIEGIGIGSPGSIDRDNGIVRYAPNLPFHNFELAKAIKEELNIPTFVENDANAFALGEWYFGAAQGLKHFVALTLGTGIGGGVVSHGILITGKDGIGTELGHVIVQPDGPLCGCGSRGCIETIASARNTARWAKEFSVKIPNNAVIKLAGSIENIESKHVFMALEKGDIVAKMVVEKISDALAKAISNFVHIFNPEMVIIGGGMSKAGDLLLNPIREKVEFYLMPSFKNSFKIMQSSLVEEAGILGASAAAIYHYEVK; encoded by the coding sequence ATGTATTTAGTTGGAGTTGATTTAGGTGGCACCGAAATAAAAACAGGACTTGTTTCTAAAGATAAAGGAATTATTAATAAGGTTTCTATACCAACAGAAGCTGATAAAGGTGCTAATATTGTTGCTCAAAACATTATCAAAACTATAAAAATTGTTGCTGAAAATACTTTAGATAAAATAGAAGGAATTGGAATAGGTTCTCCAGGTTCAATTGACAGAGATAATGGTATTGTAAGATATGCCCCAAACCTTCCTTTTCACAACTTTGAATTAGCTAAAGCTATAAAAGAAGAATTAAATATCCCAACATTTGTCGAAAATGATGCTAATGCTTTTGCGTTAGGCGAATGGTATTTTGGAGCTGCTCAAGGGTTAAAACATTTTGTTGCATTAACATTAGGTACAGGTATAGGCGGTGGAGTAGTTTCACATGGAATACTTATTACTGGTAAAGATGGAATAGGAACAGAGTTAGGTCATGTTATTGTTCAACCAGATGGCCCTTTATGCGGATGCGGATCAAGAGGATGTATTGAAACAATAGCCTCTGCTAGAAATACAGCTAGATGGGCAAAAGAGTTTTCTGTAAAAATCCCAAATAATGCAGTTATTAAATTAGCTGGTTCAATTGAAAACATAGAATCAAAACATGTATTTATGGCTTTAGAAAAAGGGGATATTGTAGCTAAAATGGTGGTAGAAAAAATATCTGATGCTTTAGCAAAAGCAATTTCAAATTTTGTTCATATTTTTAACCCTGAAATGGTAATTATAGGTGGAGGCATGAGTAAAGCTGGAGACTTATTATTAAATCCTATAAGAGAAAAAGTGGAATTTTATTTAATGCCATCATTTAAAAATTCATTTAAAATAATGCAATCTTCATTAGTTGAGGAAGCTGGAATTCTTGGCGCATCAGCTGCTGCAATTTATCATTACGAGGTGAAATAA